The following proteins are encoded in a genomic region of Alnus glutinosa chromosome 8, dhAlnGlut1.1, whole genome shotgun sequence:
- the LOC133874536 gene encoding syntaxin-61 yields MPSAQDPFYVVKEEIQESIDKLQYTFHQWERIPSDTGEQVHLTKELLSGCESIDWQVDELDKAISVAARDPALYGIDEVELEKRRRWTSTARTQVGAVKRAVEAGKALNRTGTTSLSGMRRELMRMPGTHQTDRSNHYPAQDNDDLITSESDRQLLLIKQQDEELDELSASVERMGGVGLTIHEELLAQEKIIDELGLEMDSTSNRLDFVQKKVGMVMKKAGVKGQIMMILFLVVLFIVLFVLVFFT; encoded by the exons ATGCCATCTGCTCAAGATCCATTTTATGTAGTGAAAGAAGAGATTCAAGAATcc ATTGATAAGTTGCAATATACTTTTCACCAATGGGAGCGTATTCCTTCTGATACTGGAGAGCAAGTACATCTCACAAAGGAACTGCTTTCTGGTTGTGAGAGCATTGACTGGCAG GTGGATGAATTGGACAAAGCAATTTCTGTAGCAGCTAGAGATCCAGCTTTGTATGGCATTGATGAAGTGGAACTTGAAAAACGAAGAAGATGGACCAGCACTGCTCGTACTCAG GTGGGTGCTGTGAAGAGAGCAGTGGAAGCTGGAAAGGCGTTGAACAGGACTGGCACTACTAGTTTGAGTGGAATGCGCCGAGAACTAATGAGGATGCCGGGTACTCACCAGACAGATAGATCTAACCACTACCCTGCCCAAGACAATGATGACCTCATAACATCAGAGTCAGATAGACAGCTGCTTCTGATAAA GCAGCAGGATGAGGAGTTGGATGAACTTAGTGCCAGCGTAGAGAGAATGGGGGGTGTTGGGCTTACTATACATGAAGAGCTCCTTGCACAG GAGAAAATTATAGATGAATTGGGTTTGGAAATGGACAGTACATCAAACCGTCTCGATTTTGTTCAG AAAAAGGTGGGTATGGTCATGAAGAAGGCTGGTGTGAAGGGCCAGATTATGATGATATTGTTTTTGGTGGTTCTGTTTATCGTCTTATTTGTGCTCGTCTTCTTCACTTAG